TCACGGACGAGCGCGAAGTTGAGCTGCTCGAGGTAGCGCAGCCCGCCGTGGATCAGCTTGCTCGAGCGGCTCGACGTGCCGGCCGCGTAGTCGCGTGCCTCGACGAGGCCGACCCGCAGACCGCGGGTCACCGCGTCGAGGGCCGCCCCGGCACCGGTGACGCCGCCACCGATGACCAGGACGTCGAGCTCCTCGGCGGCCATGCCCTCCAGCGCCTGTTCCCGGCTCTGCGGGTCGAGGCGGGCCACCTGTTCGGGCATCGTCAGACCTCCACCCAGTCGAGCGTGCGCTCCACAGCCTTGCGCCAGCCGCGGTAGCCCTCCTCGCGCTGCTCGTCGTTCCACTCCGGCGTCCAGCGCTTGCTCTCGTTCCAGTTCTCGCGCAGCTCCTCCGGGTTCTCCCAGAACCCGGTCGCGAGCCCTGCGGCGTAGGCGGAGCCGAGCGCGGTCGTCTCCGCGACGACGGGGCGGCTGACCGGCACGCCGAGGACGTCGGCCTGGATCTGCATGCACAGGTCGTTGGCGGTGACGCCACCGTCGACCTTGAGCACCTCGAGCTTGACGCCGGAGTCCTTCTCCATGGCGTCGGCCACGTCGCGACTCTGGTAGCAGATCGCCTCGAGGGTGGCCCGCGCCAGGTGCGCGTTGGTGTTGAAGCGCGACAGGCCGACGATGGCGCCGCGCGCGTCCGAGCGCCAGTAGGGCGCGAACAGGCCGGAGAACGCGGGCACGAAGTACATGCCGCCGTTGTCCTTGACCTGCCGGGCCAGCGACTCGCTCTGCGACGCGCCGGAGATGATGCCGAGCTGGTCGCGGAGCCACTGCACGGCCGACCCGGTGACCGCGATCGAACCCTCGAGCGCGTAGATGGGCTTGGCGTCACCGAACTGGTAGCAGACGGTGGTGAGCAGGCCGTTCTCGGAGCGGACCAGCTCCTCACCGGTGTTGAGCAGCAGGAAGTTGCCCGTGCCGTAGGTGTTCTTCGCCTCGCCGGCCGCCAGGCAGACCTGACCGACCATCGCCGCCTGCTGGTCGCCGAGCGCGGCGGCGAGCGGGACCGCCCCGCCGAGGGGGCCGTTCTCGAGCGTCTCGCCGTAGAGGCTGGGGTCGGAGGA
This Knoellia sp. p5-6-4 DNA region includes the following protein-coding sequences:
- the glpK gene encoding glycerol kinase GlpK, which translates into the protein MAEFVGAVDQGTTSTRFMIFDHGGNEVARHQLEHEQIMPNPGWVEHNPVEIWDRTSSVLQTVMNGKGLGPSDLAALGITNQRETTVVWNKRTGRPYYNAIVWQDTRTDKIAAALDRDERGEVIRRKAGLPPATYFSGGKIQWILENVDGVREAAEKGEAIFGNTDSWLLWNLTGGTRGGVHVTDVTNASRTMLMDLETLEWDDELLKIFGIPRQMMPEIRPSSDPSLYGETLENGPLGGAVPLAAALGDQQAAMVGQVCLAAGEAKNTYGTGNFLLLNTGEELVRSENGLLTTVCYQFGDAKPIYALEGSIAVTGSAVQWLRDQLGIISGASQSESLARQVKDNGGMYFVPAFSGLFAPYWRSDARGAIVGLSRFNTNAHLARATLEAICYQSRDVADAMEKDSGVKLEVLKVDGGVTANDLCMQIQADVLGVPVSRPVVAETTALGSAYAAGLATGFWENPEELRENWNESKRWTPEWNDEQREEGYRGWRKAVERTLDWVEV